The genomic interval GCCAAGGAGCGGCTGACGCAGCAAGTCCAGCACCGGCTTGAAGCACGGCTGCGCGCGTACGAACCGCGCGTCAGCGCAACTCAGATTCTCCTGGAACACGAAATTCCAGACGACGTGCGCGCGCTTGCGCATGCGCGGATCGAAGAAGCGCGTCCGCAGCCGGTTGCTGCGCCGATGCAGGCGCAATCATTTCTGTTCGACACCTTTTGCCAGGATGGCTCCAATCAACGCGCGTACGCCGTTGCGCAGATGATTGCGTCGGGCGACGGTGAAGCCTTCCCGGTTTGGCTGCTGCATTCAGCGCCCGGCTACGGCAAGACGCATCTTTTAACGGCGATCGCGCGCGAAGCCGCAGTCCGCACGCCCGACCGCAAAGTGCTCATGATGACGGGCCAAGAATATCTCGAACAATTTCAGTCGGCCTTGCACAAGAAACGCGACTCTTCGGCGTTCAAGGAAATGGTCCGCGCGCCTGACCTTCTGCTGATCGATGATTTTCATCGCATCTGCGGTAAGAAGGCAACCGAAGAAGAAGCGTTCGACACCATCTACGAACTGACGCGCCGCGGCGGCCAAGTTGTGCTTGCTGCTAATCATGGCGCCGCCGGCATCGAAGGCTTGGATGACGTGCTGCGTGCGCGTTTGAAGGGCGCGGCGTCGTGCGAAATTCTAGAACCTGATGCGCCATTGCGGCGCCGCATACTCGATATGCGCTTACAGCATCATGCACGCTTGACGCCGGGCTTCTCAGTGGCTTCGGATGCGTTAGACATGATCGCTGAGCGTGTGCACGGGAGTGGTCGTGATTTAGACGGCGCTCTCAGCCAACTTCTCATCGAATGGAAGATCTCGGGAGGGATACAAGTGACGCTAGAAGCCGCCGCAAATGCTCTGCAGCCGCAATTGTCCGAAGCAGCGGAGCGACGCATCACCGTTCAGCTGGTGCAAAAGGTGGTCGCCCGTTCGCACAATATGAGTGTGCAGCAGCTGCTTGAGCGAACCCGACGTCATTCGATTGCGCGTCCGCGTCAAATCGCGATGTTCCTCGCGTGCCGCATGACCCATGCGTCGCTGCCGGACATCGGCGCGCGCTTCGGTGGTTTTGATCACACAACGGTAATGTACGCACGGGATCGCGTCGCCGCTTTGGTCGATCAGGACCCGGCTTTCCGCGCCGAGGTCGAGACCATCGCCCGCGCCATCCGTCGCGAGCCCTAAAGCTAGTCATTCCTGGCCGCCGCGCGCCCCAAATCTTGCAAATGGGGCTTGGGGTTCGCGTGGCTTCTGATAGTTTCTCACCCCCTGCGGACCGCGACTCAGGCGCGTTCGCAGGGGGTTTTCGTATCCGGCCCCCGAGCGGCATGCCTGGCGGGCCGAAGGCCAGGATGATGCAATGCGGTTGACTATCGAGCGTTCGGCGCTTCTGAAGGCGCTCAACCACGTCCAGAGCGTCGTCGAACGGCGAAATACGATCCCGATCCTGTCCAACGTGCTGATGTCCGCGCAAGGCGATAGCCTGCGGCTCACGGCCACCGATCTCGACATCGAAATCTCCGAAGGCGCGCCGGCCGAAGTTGAGCGCGGCGGGCAGACCACGGCGCCGGCGAACTATCTCTACGATTTCGTCCGCAAGCTGCCGGATGGTTCGGCGGTGAAGTTCGACGTTTCGGGCGACGATCCGCGGCTCTTCATCTCCGCCGCCAAGTCGCGCCTTCACCTTCCGGTCCTGCCGGCCGGCGATTTCCCGTCGATGCCGTCGGATGGATTCGAGACTAAGTTTGAGATCGAGCCGACCGAACTCGCGCGCCTCATCGACAAAACCCGCTTCGCCATCTCCACCGAGGAGACGCGCTATTATCTCAACGGCATCTTCTTCCACACGATCGACGCTGGCGGCGCCAAGCTCCGCGCAGTCGCCACCGACGGTCACCGCCTCGCGCTCGCCGACGCGCCCGCGCCGAAGGGCGCGGCAGGCATGCCCGGCGTCATCGTCCCGCGCAAAACCATCAACGAGCTGAAGCGCTTGCTCGATGACGCCGCCGACATGGTCGAGATCGCCGTCTCGCCGCAAAAGATTCGTTTCACGCTTGGCGACGCGGTGCTGACTTCGAAGCTGATCGACGGCTCGTTCCCGGAATACGCGCGCGTCATTCCGAAGGGCAATTCCAAGAAGCTCAAGATCGACAACAAGGCGTTCTCCGAAGCCGTCGATCGCGTCGCCACCGTCTCCGCAGAGCGCTCGCGCTCTGTGCGCCTCGCGCTGGAGAAGGACAAAGTCACACTCACCGTCAACAACCCGGACGCCGGCGTCGCCACCGAAGATCTGCCGGCCGATTATAGCTCCGACAGCATGGAAATCGGCTTCAACGCCAAGTACCTGCTCGATGTGGCCCAGCAGATCGAAGGCTCGGAAGCGGTGTTCGAACTGGCCGATTCCGGCTCACCGACGTTGGTGCGCGACGAAGCCGACGAAAACGCGCTCTACGTGCTGATGCCATTGCGGGTGTGACGCTGCACTCCCTTTATGTCTCGCGCCTCATGCTTACGGATTTCCGCAACCACGCTGCGCTCGATCTTGCGCTTGATGCACGGCCCGTGTGTTTGTTCGGCGCGAACGGCGCGGGCAAGACCAACATCCTCGAAGCGCTGACCATGCTTGCCCCGAGCCGCGGTTTGCGCGCCGCGACGCTTGTCGATGTCGCGCGCACCGGGGGAGAGGATCGCGCACAGCCATGGGCAGTGTCCGCGCGCGTTGTGCAAGACGGCGAAGAGTCCGTGTTGGGCGCCGGCGCCGAGCGTACGCCGGAGGGCGGCGTAAAGCGTGTCGCACGTCGCGACGGCATGCCGGCGACTGCCACGGAGCTCGCGCAAGCCGCTCGCATGACATGGCTGACACCCGCAATGGACCGGCTCTGGTCCGGCGCCGCAGGTGATCGCCGCCGCTTCTTCGATCGGCTCACGCTCGCGCGCGCATCAGAGCATGGCTCGGCGGCGGCGCAGTACGAGCGTGCCATGCGCGAGCGACAACGGTTGCTGGCCGACCGCGTGTTTGACGACGCCTGGCTCGGCGGCCTGGAGCGCGAGATGTCTGCACACGGCGCCGCGATCGCGGCAGCGCGCGTCGAGACGTTGCAGCGTCTACAGGAGGCCATCGATGCGCGGCCCGACGGCGCGTTTCCCAAGGCGATCCTCTCCCTCGACGGCTTGCTCGAAGCGCGCTTCGAGCGCGGCGCAAAGAGCGCCGA from Terricaulis silvestris carries:
- the dnaN gene encoding DNA polymerase III subunit beta, producing the protein MRLTIERSALLKALNHVQSVVERRNTIPILSNVLMSAQGDSLRLTATDLDIEISEGAPAEVERGGQTTAPANYLYDFVRKLPDGSAVKFDVSGDDPRLFISAAKSRLHLPVLPAGDFPSMPSDGFETKFEIEPTELARLIDKTRFAISTEETRYYLNGIFFHTIDAGGAKLRAVATDGHRLALADAPAPKGAAGMPGVIVPRKTINELKRLLDDAADMVEIAVSPQKIRFTLGDAVLTSKLIDGSFPEYARVIPKGNSKKLKIDNKAFSEAVDRVATVSAERSRSVRLALEKDKVTLTVNNPDAGVATEDLPADYSSDSMEIGFNAKYLLDVAQQIEGSEAVFELADSGSPTLVRDEADENALYVLMPLRV
- the recF gene encoding DNA replication/repair protein RecF (All proteins in this family for which functions are known are DNA-binding proteins that assist the filamentation of RecA onto DNA for the initiation of recombination or recombinational repair.) gives rise to the protein MTLHSLYVSRLMLTDFRNHAALDLALDARPVCLFGANGAGKTNILEALTMLAPSRGLRAATLVDVARTGGEDRAQPWAVSARVVQDGEESVLGAGAERTPEGGVKRVARRDGMPATATELAQAARMTWLTPAMDRLWSGAAGDRRRFFDRLTLARASEHGSAAAQYERAMRERQRLLADRVFDDAWLGGLEREMSAHGAAIAAARVETLQRLQEAIDARPDGAFPKAILSLDGLLEARFERGAKSADVEEDFAALLREVRGRDAGAGRALDGPHRSDLLARHAAKDMPADQCSTGEQKALLVGLTLAQARALSNDPGAGASLILIDEAAAHLDSVRRAALFDELLANPGQAWLTGTDENLFEAFGTRAQRFEVKDGVVSAA
- a CDS encoding DnaA ATPase domain-containing protein, producing the protein MVRKELFGEFGADFFRSYIDPLRLVAEMDGVLLFRAGSQVAKERLTQQVQHRLEARLRAYEPRVSATQILLEHEIPDDVRALAHARIEEARPQPVAAPMQAQSFLFDTFCQDGSNQRAYAVAQMIASGDGEAFPVWLLHSAPGYGKTHLLTAIAREAAVRTPDRKVLMMTGQEYLEQFQSALHKKRDSSAFKEMVRAPDLLLIDDFHRICGKKATEEEAFDTIYELTRRGGQVVLAANHGAAGIEGLDDVLRARLKGAASCEILEPDAPLRRRILDMRLQHHARLTPGFSVASDALDMIAERVHGSGRDLDGALSQLLIEWKISGGIQVTLEAAANALQPQLSEAAERRITVQLVQKVVARSHNMSVQQLLERTRRHSIARPRQIAMFLACRMTHASLPDIGARFGGFDHTTVMYARDRVAALVDQDPAFRAEVETIARAIRREP